The following proteins come from a genomic window of Natronosalvus vescus:
- a CDS encoding PAS domain-containing sensor histidine kinase, translated as MSDRAGSSEMAFWGDADDSEALQHYRTLIETIDDGIYRLDTDGRLVAVNDVILEMTGYTREDVLGEHVSVLFDGDSGTIEREIDRLRANATDRGESLERTVGTAEGERIRCEVRENSLEEGGTVHGTVGIVRERSERKQADADADADANADTTEATVRRLFENVPDNYLIVQPDEYEIVAVSDAYLEATMTERAEILDQTLFEIFPANPDDPADGVANLRESLEKVTATGDADVMSVTHYPIPDRESDTGEFEERWWSPINSPVFSETGEIEYIIHSVDDVTPIVQELHTDGEERLLQESDATESQLTSDIVLRGQEFLQQAKREAFDQLRESEERFRALVTTTSDVVFTTNADWSEMRGLEGAAFLVDTDDQGSSWIERYIPPEDQPRVREAIDDAIRTKSSFELEHQVRRDDGTVVWVASRATPLLDEDGEVTQWLGAANDVTERVERERELEHTKERLEAAAEAGAVGTWEWHISDDRMVTDAPFAKTFGIDPIAATEGVPLDDFVSAIHDDDRERIERKIEDAIESGDEYEEEYRVWNDNDELQWVVARGHVEYDRDGNPVTFPGALVDITERKQFEQMLEESNERLEQFAYAASHDLQEPLRMVTSYLHLLERRYVDELDEDGEEFIEFAVDGADRMRHMIEGLLEYSRVESRGNPFESVDLNTVFRDALTDLQVKSTETDAEITADDFPTVRGDPNQLRQVFQNLLDNALEYSGDEPPRVHVSVEQRGFQWVISVRDEGFGIDPDEAGQIFDVFQRLHSRDEHEGTGIGLALCERIVERHGGTIWVESEPGEGSTFSFTLPAASRDET; from the coding sequence ATGAGTGACCGGGCCGGGTCATCTGAGATGGCGTTCTGGGGAGACGCAGACGATTCCGAGGCCCTCCAGCACTATCGTACCCTCATCGAGACGATCGACGATGGGATCTATCGACTCGACACAGACGGTCGCCTCGTCGCGGTCAACGACGTCATTCTCGAGATGACCGGGTACACTCGCGAGGACGTACTCGGCGAGCACGTGTCCGTGCTCTTCGACGGCGACAGTGGGACGATCGAGCGTGAAATCGATCGACTCCGGGCGAACGCCACCGACCGAGGTGAGTCACTCGAGCGCACCGTGGGAACCGCCGAGGGGGAACGGATTCGCTGTGAAGTTCGGGAAAACTCCCTCGAGGAGGGCGGTACTGTACACGGGACAGTCGGAATCGTCCGCGAACGTTCCGAGCGTAAACAGGCTGACGCAGATGCGGACGCAGACGCGAACGCGGATACCACCGAAGCGACCGTTCGCCGTCTGTTCGAGAACGTGCCCGACAACTATCTCATCGTACAGCCCGACGAGTACGAAATCGTGGCCGTGAGCGATGCCTATCTGGAGGCAACGATGACCGAGCGGGCGGAGATCCTGGATCAGACGCTGTTCGAAATCTTCCCGGCCAATCCCGACGATCCGGCCGACGGGGTCGCGAACCTGCGCGAATCGCTCGAGAAAGTAACGGCGACCGGTGACGCCGACGTGATGTCGGTGACGCACTATCCGATCCCCGACCGTGAGTCCGATACTGGTGAATTCGAGGAGCGCTGGTGGAGCCCGATTAATTCGCCCGTATTCAGCGAGACAGGCGAAATCGAGTACATCATCCACAGTGTCGATGACGTCACCCCGATCGTCCAGGAGCTTCACACGGACGGCGAGGAGCGGCTGTTGCAAGAGTCCGACGCGACAGAATCACAGCTCACATCGGACATCGTGCTGCGCGGACAGGAGTTCCTCCAGCAGGCAAAACGAGAAGCGTTCGACCAACTCCGGGAGAGCGAAGAGCGCTTTCGCGCGTTGGTCACGACCACGTCGGACGTGGTGTTCACGACGAACGCGGACTGGAGCGAAATGCGCGGTTTAGAGGGGGCAGCGTTTCTCGTCGATACCGACGACCAGGGTTCGTCGTGGATTGAAAGATACATTCCGCCCGAAGACCAGCCACGCGTTCGGGAAGCCATTGACGACGCTATCCGCACGAAGAGCAGCTTCGAACTGGAACACCAGGTTCGTCGTGATGACGGCACAGTGGTCTGGGTTGCCTCGCGTGCCACACCGCTCCTGGACGAGGATGGAGAAGTGACGCAATGGTTGGGAGCGGCGAACGACGTAACCGAACGGGTCGAACGCGAGCGCGAACTCGAACATACGAAAGAGCGACTGGAAGCGGCAGCCGAAGCTGGTGCTGTCGGAACGTGGGAGTGGCACATTTCCGATGACAGGATGGTCACGGATGCGCCGTTCGCCAAGACGTTTGGGATCGATCCCATTGCGGCCACCGAGGGCGTCCCGCTCGACGATTTCGTCTCGGCCATCCACGACGACGATCGCGAGCGAATCGAACGAAAGATCGAGGACGCCATCGAATCGGGAGACGAGTACGAAGAGGAGTACCGCGTCTGGAACGACAACGACGAACTACAGTGGGTCGTTGCGCGCGGTCACGTCGAGTACGACAGGGACGGGAATCCAGTGACGTTCCCCGGCGCCCTGGTCGATATCACCGAGCGCAAACAGTTCGAGCAGATGCTCGAGGAGTCCAACGAGCGCCTCGAACAGTTCGCGTACGCCGCCTCACACGATCTGCAGGAGCCATTGCGGATGGTCACGAGCTATCTCCACCTGCTCGAACGCCGCTACGTGGACGAACTCGACGAGGACGGCGAGGAGTTCATCGAATTTGCCGTCGACGGTGCCGACCGTATGCGCCACATGATCGAGGGGTTGCTCGAGTACTCTCGGGTCGAATCCCGGGGCAATCCGTTCGAATCGGTCGACCTGAATACCGTATTTCGAGACGCCTTGACAGACCTTCAGGTGAAGAGTACGGAGACCGACGCCGAGATCACTGCCGACGACTTCCCGACCGTGCGGGGCGACCCCAATCAACTTCGGCAAGTGTTCCAGAACCTCCTCGACAACGCGCTCGAGTATAGCGGTGACGAACCCCCGCGTGTCCACGTTTCAGTCGAGCAGCGTGGGTTCCAGTGGGTGATTTCGGTTCGCGACGA
- a CDS encoding RNA-guided endonuclease InsQ/TnpB family protein, which translates to MEKSLTKTLVFQLQSDNGRLLSEAYHEARWVYNQTIQLAKNGMDWDDISPRLEDEADLVKNTTQRIVAKALDALQQSYNRDDYNTPSHEKTGPYPLRMNFTEGYNLTRKDNGIHYRISAKPYNPVKGTLRGAPDTLELLEHALERDEWRIGTAEAMARNGNHELHVNVTHLEATVQDKHDAQTIVGVDINEDCVALSALREDDIVDSVVIDYPEIKQERHRYFTMRKRMQNAGQTAFDRVFEDKEERYVHDQLHQVSRRIVVWVQQFVSPLVVFEDLKHMRDSIDYGTRMNRRLHSLPFHKLRSFVTYKAAFEGIPNDDIDPAYTSQTCSFTECEHTTRSNRRKKRFKCNACGRQDHADRNAAVNIAKKGLEKLNRNVPALNTLPVVRKLRRQASGCVNQPTVTHATVRGHQADGRVGVSD; encoded by the coding sequence ATGGAGAAGTCGCTTACGAAGACACTCGTCTTCCAACTTCAATCCGATAACGGGCGACTTCTTTCCGAAGCGTACCACGAAGCGCGTTGGGTGTACAACCAGACCATCCAATTAGCGAAAAACGGGATGGACTGGGACGACATCTCACCACGTCTTGAAGACGAGGCAGACCTCGTGAAGAACACCACGCAACGCATTGTCGCTAAAGCACTTGATGCACTTCAGCAGTCCTACAACCGCGACGACTACAACACACCCAGTCACGAGAAAACTGGGCCATACCCGTTGCGAATGAACTTCACCGAGGGGTACAATCTCACACGCAAAGACAACGGGATACACTACCGAATCAGTGCCAAGCCGTACAATCCGGTGAAAGGTACACTTCGTGGCGCACCAGACACCCTCGAACTCCTCGAACACGCCCTCGAACGTGACGAGTGGCGTATCGGAACCGCCGAAGCGATGGCACGCAACGGAAATCACGAACTACACGTCAACGTTACTCATCTCGAAGCCACGGTTCAAGACAAACACGACGCTCAGACCATTGTAGGCGTAGACATCAACGAAGATTGCGTGGCTCTTTCAGCCCTTCGTGAAGATGACATTGTTGATTCGGTTGTCATCGACTACCCCGAAATCAAGCAAGAACGTCATCGATACTTCACGATGCGCAAGCGGATGCAAAACGCTGGCCAGACAGCGTTCGACCGCGTGTTCGAGGACAAAGAGGAACGATACGTTCACGACCAACTCCACCAAGTCTCCCGGCGAATTGTGGTGTGGGTTCAGCAATTCGTGTCGCCGCTCGTTGTGTTTGAAGACCTCAAGCATATGCGAGATTCGATTGATTACGGCACTCGGATGAATCGTCGGTTGCACTCCCTGCCGTTTCACAAACTCCGCTCGTTCGTCACGTACAAAGCGGCGTTCGAGGGGATTCCGAACGATGACATCGACCCGGCGTACACCAGCCAGACGTGTTCTTTTACTGAGTGTGAGCATACGACTCGGTCGAATCGCCGGAAGAAGCGGTTCAAGTGCAACGCGTGTGGTCGGCAAGACCACGCTGACCGAAACGCGGCAGTGAATATTGCGAAGAAAGGATTGGAGAAGTTGAATCGAAATGTGCCTGCTCTCAACACGCTTCCGGTTGTTCGGAAACTGCGACGGCAGGCATCGGGCTGTGTGAACCAGCCGACCGTGACCCACGCAACCGTTCGAGGCCACCAAGCCGATGGTCGCGTGGGAGTGTCCGATTAA
- a CDS encoding DoxX family protein, which yields MSTTTQNRLESRYAGITLEGYPHALSAWFIVALRFVMGGMILFAGLGKLAFVSGEPFDASGFLVHGVDPASPVSGLYAAMASNVALMEIINVVVPITQVLIGVALITGAFVRLAALGGAMQMAMFYLGGWEGQWLAAFDSTLIYALVFLALGAFAAGRIAGLDRYIEQIDVGGEPLVERFPTLRYLLG from the coding sequence ATGTCCACGACTACACAAAACAGACTCGAAAGCCGATATGCAGGAATTACACTCGAAGGATACCCACACGCTCTCTCGGCGTGGTTCATCGTCGCCCTGCGGTTCGTGATGGGCGGCATGATACTGTTCGCAGGACTGGGGAAGCTCGCGTTCGTCAGCGGTGAACCGTTCGACGCCAGCGGCTTCCTCGTCCACGGCGTCGACCCGGCCAGCCCCGTCAGCGGCCTCTACGCCGCGATGGCCAGCAACGTCGCGCTCATGGAGATCATCAACGTCGTCGTGCCGATCACCCAGGTACTGATCGGCGTCGCGCTGATAACCGGTGCGTTCGTCCGTCTGGCCGCCCTCGGCGGCGCGATGCAGATGGCAATGTTCTACCTCGGCGGCTGGGAAGGCCAGTGGCTCGCGGCGTTCGACTCGACGCTGATCTACGCATTGGTCTTCCTCGCGCTCGGCGCGTTTGCCGCCGGTCGAATCGCGGGACTCGACCGCTACATCGAACAGATCGACGTCGGCGGTGAACCGCTCGTCGAGCGATTCCCCACGCTCCGATACCTCCTCGGATAA
- a CDS encoding HalOD1 output domain-containing protein, with translation MTETHDDEIVHWGLDADREEPAVAIAKVVADLTGTSLSELSPAYDYIDGILSGLYSNPPEPEAQITVEFTYCGYRITVEQSGAAEFVHVT, from the coding sequence ATGACTGAAACCCACGACGACGAGATCGTTCACTGGGGATTGGATGCCGACAGAGAGGAACCGGCTGTTGCGATAGCAAAAGTGGTTGCTGACCTCACGGGAACGTCATTATCCGAATTGTCACCGGCCTACGACTACATTGACGGGATACTATCGGGGTTGTATTCGAATCCACCGGAACCAGAGGCACAGATAACGGTCGAATTCACGTACTGCGGCTACCGCATCACCGTCGAGCAGAGCGGTGCCGCTGAGTTCGTCCACGTCACGTAG
- a CDS encoding DUF7344 domain-containing protein translates to MITVDSIAFDSVLDLCQHQHRRIVLGTLAAEQRSLTLNDLTQVIIKFNHQTPITEMSEDVLTEIRLSLSHVHIPKLVSEGLTNYDSERQLVEPTEQLEQVQPTLSTILAADPTLEAPMKL, encoded by the coding sequence ATGATAACTGTGGATTCTATCGCCTTCGACTCGGTACTCGACCTATGCCAACACCAGCACCGTCGGATCGTCCTAGGGACGCTCGCTGCAGAACAGCGATCATTAACACTCAACGATCTCACGCAGGTCATCATCAAGTTCAATCATCAGACGCCAATCACAGAGATGTCTGAGGACGTACTAACAGAGATTCGCCTCTCGTTATCTCATGTCCACATCCCGAAGTTGGTCTCGGAAGGACTCACAAACTATGATTCAGAACGCCAACTCGTGGAGCCGACCGAACAATTAGAGCAGGTGCAGCCGACCCTGTCTACGATCCTTGCTGCCGATCCCACACTCGAAGCGCCGATGAAACTGTAG
- a CDS encoding bacterio-opsin activator domain-containing protein codes for MATEATFTVPSDEFPLGTVFNQLPNVTVTLERLIPAQDVVIPYFWVRGTEVDDIESEFTEHPGVKGMRLVDSVEDEYLLRLKWAMDYDDVLTVLAETEVPLIEATGTNQQWTFEIRGDNRSDLAAFQERCRELDIPVKLTKLCALTPVETETEAALTDTQQEALVLAYERGYFESPREVTLEVLGDELGISQQAVGSRLRGGLKNVLGSTLSALPIQSRSDT; via the coding sequence ATGGCTACTGAGGCGACGTTCACGGTTCCGTCAGACGAGTTCCCCTTGGGGACAGTGTTCAACCAACTGCCGAATGTGACGGTCACGCTGGAGCGTCTTATCCCCGCACAGGACGTGGTGATTCCCTACTTCTGGGTGCGTGGTACCGAAGTTGACGATATTGAGAGCGAGTTCACCGAGCATCCGGGCGTGAAGGGGATGCGGCTCGTTGACTCTGTCGAGGACGAGTACCTGTTACGCCTCAAGTGGGCAATGGACTACGACGACGTATTAACTGTCCTGGCAGAGACGGAGGTGCCACTGATCGAGGCTACCGGGACAAATCAACAGTGGACGTTCGAGATCCGCGGTGACAATCGAAGTGACCTCGCCGCCTTTCAGGAACGCTGTCGAGAACTGGACATCCCGGTCAAGTTAACAAAGTTGTGCGCACTGACGCCGGTTGAGACGGAGACCGAAGCTGCTCTCACTGACACCCAACAAGAGGCGCTGGTGCTTGCCTACGAGCGTGGATACTTCGAGTCACCCCGCGAGGTCACGTTGGAAGTCCTCGGCGACGAACTCGGCATCTCACAGCAGGCCGTCGGCTCCCGCCTCCGAGGGGGGCTCAAGAACGTCCTCGGAAGCACGCTCTCAGCCCTGCCGATCCAATCCAGATCGGATACTTAA